Proteins from a genomic interval of Lolium perenne isolate Kyuss_39 chromosome 1, Kyuss_2.0, whole genome shotgun sequence:
- the LOC127316100 gene encoding histone-lysine N-methyltransferase, H3 lysine-9 specific SUVH4, giving the protein MEVLRVAGSPCRPRSARYAETGYPNYAEEEPDLRGPATPSRPRSARDAENKACRDDAEPDVCAVSAAPCTDKGYPTYTGPPAASAPGRPRSARYAVKGYPDYAEPDVGAISAAPCAEKEGQPDDAESGARRGHEGGVPVEKPVLYYERRRRRAAASATETAVTTFSPFLQGGEAVARDGRKRRTTVAVPMATDKEEVVPVDGGADEGGGKSARLRVKETLRAFSSYYLHFVQEEQQREQAAKKELKASRALKRQANNQDDEGSEVKRPSKRPDLKTLTKMQATNAALYQEKRIGHLPGVEVGDQFYSRAEMVVLGIHGHWMKGIDYMGPNYQDKAGHQGLTFPLATSIVMSGVYEDDFDKADEIIYTGEGGNNLLGNSHQKTNQTLLRGNLALKNSKDNGNPIRVIRGHKEKDSYTGKVYTYDGLYKVMDCLSEKGVRGHLVFKFKLKRLEGQPPLTTSQVLFSRGDVHMPISELPGLVCRDISYGQESLPVPATNLIDNPPVPPSGFVYSKSLLVPDYIKLPTDSIGCNCKGDCSTSKHCLCADLNGSDLPYVSRQRKVSAKHGTHKNVGRLVEPKAVVFECGANCSCHCKCVNRTSQQGLQYRLEVFKTELKGWGVRTWDTILPGGLVCEYTGVLRRNAEAEGLQDNKYIFDIDCLQTIKGLDGRKQRSGSELHMASLQDEHDPEASQAPEYCIDAGSVGNIARFINHSCQPNLFIQCVLSSHRDIKLAKIMLFAADTIPPLQELSYDYGYCLDSIIGADGNVVKLACHCGASDCRKWLY; this is encoded by the exons ATGGAGGTGTTGCGCGTCGCCGGCTCTCCGTGCCGCCCGAGGAGCGCGCGGTACGCGGAGACGGGATACCCGAACTACGCGGAGGAGGAGCCCGACCTCCGCGGTCCCGCCACGCCGTCCCGTCCGCGGAGCGCGCGGGACGCCGAGAACAAGGCGTGCCGCGACGACGCGGAGCCCGACGTCTGCGCCGTCTCCGCGGCGCCGTGCACCGACAAGGGGTACCCAACCTACACAGGGCCGCCCGCCGCCTCCgcgccgggccgtccgcggagcgcGCGGTACGCCGTGAAAGGGTACCCCGACTACGCGGAGCCCGACGTCGGCGCCATCTCCGCGGCGCCGTGCGCCGAGAAAGAGGGGCAGCCTGACGACGCAGAGTCCGGCGCGCGCCGCGGGCACGAAGGAGGCGTTCCGGTAGAGAAGCCGGTGTTGTACTACGAGAGGAGGAGGCGCAGGGCTGCTGCCAGTGCGACGGAGACGGCGGTCACCACGTTTTCCCCGTTTCTCCAGGGCGGGGAGGCAGTGGCGCGGGACGGGAGGAAGAGGCGCACGACGGTCGCCGTACCCATGGCCACGGACAAGGAGGAGGTGGTTCCCGTGGATGGTGGGGCTGATGAAGGTGGCGGCAAGAGCGCTAGGTTGCGTGTCAAGGAGACGCTGCGAGCGTTCAGCAGTTACTACCTCCACTTTGTGCAG GAAGAGCAACAAAGAGAAcaggctgcaaagaaagaactgaAGGCGTCCAGGGCTCTGAAGCGTCAG GCTAACAACCAAGATGATGAGGGATCAGAAGTCAAACGGCCATCAAAGCGCCCTGATTTGAAAACATTAACAAAG ATGCAAGCGACTAATGCAGCACTTTATCAAGAGAAGAGGATAGGGCACCTTCCTG GGGTTGAGGTTGGGGATCAATTCTACTCACGTGCTGAGATGGTTGtgctaggcatacatggccattgGATGAAGGGCATAGATTATATGGGTCCGAATTATCAAGATAAG GCAGGGCATCAGGGTTTAACTTTCCCTCTTGCCACCTCCATTGTAATGTCGGGTGTATACGAAGATGATTTTGACAAAGCTGACGAAATCATTTACACTGGAGAAGGAGGGAACAATTTGCTTGGCAACAGTCACCAGAAAACTAATCAAACATTGCTTCGTGGAAACTTGGCACTGAAG AATAGCAAAGATAATGGCAACCCTATACGGGTTATTCGGGGCcataaagaaaaggacagctacacTGGAAAAGTTTACACCTATGATGGATTATACAAG GTAATGGATTGCTTGTCAGAGAAAGGAGTGCGTGGGCATTtggttttcaaattcaaattgaAGCGTCTTGAAGGTCAACCACCTTTGACAACTTCCCAG GTGCTATTTAGCCGTGGAGATGTTCACATGCCAATATCTGAATTACCTGG GTTGGTTTGTCGGGACATCTCTTATGGGCAGGAGAGCCTTCCAGTTCCTGCTACAAATTTAATTGATAATCCACCTGTTCCTCCATCCG GCTTTGTCTACTCTAAGTCACTGCTCGTTCCAGATTATATCAAGCTGCCAACTGACAGTATTGGTTGTAATTGCAAAGGAGATTGTTCTACCTCTAAACACTGCTTGTGCGCTGACCTCAATGGTTCTGATCTACCTTATGTGTCCAGACAAAGGAAAGTGAGTGCTAAGCATGGTACACATAAGAATGTTGGAAG GTTAGTGGAGCCCAAAGCAGTTGTGTTTGAGTGTGGTGCTAATTGTAGCTGCCACTGCAAATGTGTAAACAGAACCTCCCAGCAAGGATTGCAATACCGCCTAGAG GTGTTCAAGACTGAACTAAAAGGTTGGGGAGTAAGGACGTGGGACACTATTCTCCCTGGGGGACTCGTCTGTGAATACACTGGGGTATTGAGGAGGAATGCGGAAGCTGAAGGTCTGCAGGACAACAAATACATATTTGATATAGACTGTCTTCAGACCATAAAAGGCCTGGATGGGAGGAAG CAAAGGTCTGGCTCGGAATTGCACATGGCATCTCTTCAAGACGAGCATGACCCAGAGGCTTCTCAAGCCCCAGAGTATTGCATTGATGCTGGTTCAGTTGGCAACATTGCGAGGTTCATAAATCATAGCTGCCAACCTAACCTTTTCATCCAGTGTGTATTGAGCTCACATAGAGATATCAAGCTAGCAAAAATCATGCTTTTTGCAGCTGATACTATACCCCCTCTTCAG GAACTCTCATATGACTACGGGTATTGTCTGGACAGTATCATTGGTGCAGATGGCAATGTTGTCAAGTTAGCATGCCACTGTGGTGCCTCTGACTGTCGAAAGTGGCTCTATTAG